In the Advenella kashmirensis WT001 genome, one interval contains:
- a CDS encoding GntR family transcriptional regulator — protein MSSVTPLDRSRQAAPQLYQLLRQKVIALELAPGTVLSRAEVADSYGVSQTPVREALLKLATEMLVDIYPQASTRVSLIDVTLARQAHFLRQSLELELVRELAQSRDASLIGSLQALVQQQDALRAARDLSAFSQADTQFHRMLYQAAGKDALWHLVHSNSGHLDRLRRLHLPVSGKLERIVSDHRLIVRAIADHTPELAQQRLREHLSGTLEYVEQIVQAHPQWIRMDHDVMTRPATDY, from the coding sequence ATGAGCTCAGTCACGCCTCTTGATCGCAGCCGCCAGGCGGCACCGCAGCTTTACCAGTTGTTGCGCCAGAAAGTCATTGCTCTGGAACTGGCGCCTGGCACTGTACTTTCACGCGCCGAAGTGGCTGACAGCTATGGGGTTAGCCAGACCCCGGTACGCGAAGCGTTGCTGAAACTGGCGACAGAAATGCTGGTGGATATTTATCCACAGGCTTCGACGCGCGTCAGCCTGATTGACGTCACCCTGGCCAGACAGGCACACTTTCTGCGGCAGTCCCTTGAACTGGAACTGGTGCGGGAACTGGCCCAATCGCGCGACGCGAGCCTGATCGGCTCATTGCAAGCGCTGGTACAACAACAGGACGCCTTGCGCGCCGCCAGAGATCTGAGCGCTTTCAGCCAGGCCGATACGCAATTTCACCGCATGCTTTATCAGGCCGCCGGTAAAGATGCATTATGGCATCTGGTGCACAGCAATAGCGGACATCTGGACCGACTGCGCCGCCTGCATCTGCCGGTTTCCGGTAAGCTGGAACGCATCGTCAGCGATCACCGCCTGATTGTGCGAGCCATTGCCGACCATACGCCGGAGCTGGCGCAGCAGCGCCTGCGCGAACATTTATCAGGAACACTCGAATATGTAGAGCAAATTGTGCAAGCGCACCCGCAATGGATTCGCATGGATCATGACGTCATGACAAGACCTGCAACTGACTATTGA
- the phaP gene encoding TIGR01841 family phasin (Members of this family are phasins (small proteins associated with inclusions such as PHA granules). Note that several different families of phasins have been named PhaP despite very little sequence similarity to each other.) — MSAIPQQILDRQKSALNAAVAVQGSLFSGFEKLVDLNLKVIKATLGEVAEQTQQVAELKDPQEAAAYVSSLAQPNSEKAIAYTKHVYDIVSGVSNELIKLTEAQVAEGQQQVSEAIDQLAKNAPTGSESAVALMKSSLATVSTAYDSMNKAAKQAAEVAESNISAATNATIKATETATKAAATASRSTARRQA; from the coding sequence ATGAGCGCCATTCCACAACAAATTCTTGACCGTCAAAAATCTGCTCTGAACGCTGCTGTTGCCGTTCAGGGTTCCCTGTTCAGCGGCTTTGAAAAGCTGGTTGACCTGAACCTGAAAGTGATCAAAGCGACATTGGGTGAAGTTGCAGAACAAACCCAGCAAGTGGCCGAACTGAAAGACCCACAGGAAGCCGCCGCTTACGTGTCTTCACTGGCCCAGCCCAACTCAGAAAAAGCCATTGCTTACACCAAGCACGTATATGACATCGTTTCTGGCGTGAGCAACGAACTGATCAAACTGACAGAAGCACAAGTTGCCGAAGGTCAGCAACAGGTTTCCGAAGCCATTGACCAACTGGCCAAAAATGCGCCTACCGGTTCTGAAAGTGCTGTTGCATTGATGAAATCATCACTGGCAACCGTATCTACTGCCTATGATTCAATGAACAAAGCTGCCAAGCAGGCTGCTGAAGTTGCCGAGTCCAATATCTCTGCTGCAACTAACGCAACCATCAAGGCAACAGAGACAGCCACAAAAGCAGCTGCAACGGCAAGCCGTTCAACTGCTCGCCGTCAGGCTTAA
- the aat gene encoding leucyl/phenylalanyl-tRNA--protein transferase: MTLPCLDNGEPFPPACQALKEPDGLLAFGGDLSTSRLLQAYKLGIFPWYSADQPVLWWSPSARMVLRCDDFRISPSLGKLLKRVARNERQQDAAITVTTDTCFEAVMRACAAPRGAQAGTWITDEMIAAYTELHRQGYAHSIETWLDGQLAGGLYGIGIGRMFYGESMFSTSSNTSKIALAWLVRFLKANQVTWIDCQQDTPHLASMGARPQPRAAFLRHVSETVNQPALLWPAGQMLGDGTIVPPM; this comes from the coding sequence ATTACACTGCCCTGCCTAGATAACGGCGAGCCATTTCCTCCGGCCTGCCAGGCATTGAAAGAGCCGGATGGTCTGCTGGCGTTTGGCGGTGATCTGTCCACTTCCCGCCTGCTACAAGCCTACAAACTTGGCATTTTCCCCTGGTACTCGGCCGATCAGCCGGTGCTGTGGTGGTCGCCTTCTGCGCGCATGGTGCTGCGATGCGATGACTTCAGGATCTCGCCAAGCCTGGGCAAATTGCTCAAGCGTGTGGCCCGTAACGAGCGTCAGCAAGACGCCGCCATTACGGTCACGACCGACACATGCTTTGAGGCGGTAATGCGCGCCTGTGCTGCGCCACGTGGTGCACAGGCCGGCACCTGGATTACAGATGAAATGATCGCCGCCTACACGGAACTGCACCGCCAGGGCTATGCCCATTCAATTGAAACCTGGCTGGATGGACAACTGGCCGGCGGCCTGTACGGTATTGGCATCGGCCGCATGTTCTATGGGGAATCCATGTTCTCCACCAGCAGCAACACCTCCAAAATTGCGCTGGCCTGGCTGGTGCGCTTTCTCAAGGCCAATCAGGTCACATGGATCGACTGTCAGCAGGATACGCCACATCTGGCCAGTATGGGTGCACGCCCTCAGCCACGGGCAGCGTTTCTGCGTCATGTGTCAGAGACCGTCAACCAACCCGCCCTGCTCTGGCCCGCTGGTCAGATGCTGGGAGACGGCACTATCGTTCCCCCGATGTGA
- a CDS encoding 4a-hydroxytetrahydrobiopterin dehydratase, producing the protein MTPLNDADIGIALASLDGWGLDEDGKALRRHFKFDSFVQAFGFMTKVALLAEQANHHPEWSNVYNKVDIRLTTHDADGLTERDVKLAQAIDAL; encoded by the coding sequence ATGACACCATTGAATGACGCAGATATTGGTATTGCGCTGGCCTCGCTCGATGGGTGGGGGCTGGATGAAGATGGTAAAGCATTGCGTCGGCATTTTAAATTTGACTCGTTTGTCCAGGCCTTTGGCTTCATGACAAAAGTCGCTTTGCTGGCCGAGCAGGCCAATCACCATCCGGAATGGAGCAATGTATATAACAAGGTGGACATCCGCCTGACGACACATGACGCCGATGGCCTGACCGAAAGAGACGTCAAGCTGGCTCAGGCAATAGACGCACTCTGA
- a CDS encoding ribonuclease activity regulator RraA, whose amino-acid sequence MALDPQVRKQLTTVSTATLCTALYKRGLRNQFIQDVHPLNPALPTMVGEAYTLRYIPAREDLNPITVFQDRSHPQRVAVDQCPQGAVLMIDSRKDARAASAGSILVSRLMQRGAAGVVTDGGFRDSPEIAKLSIPAYHHRPSAPTNLTLHQALDINVPIGCGDVAVFPGDVVVGDAEGVVVIPAHLAQEIAAEAIEMTAYEDFVTEEVLKGRSIIGLYPATDEQAKTDFSAWRQRNGR is encoded by the coding sequence ATGGCCCTTGACCCACAAGTTCGCAAGCAACTGACAACCGTCAGCACCGCCACACTGTGTACTGCCTTGTATAAGCGCGGCCTGCGCAATCAGTTCATTCAGGACGTACATCCGCTCAACCCCGCTTTGCCGACCATGGTGGGCGAGGCCTACACGCTGCGCTATATTCCGGCACGCGAAGACCTCAACCCCATTACCGTCTTTCAGGACCGCAGCCATCCGCAACGGGTTGCAGTTGATCAGTGCCCGCAAGGCGCGGTGCTGATGATAGACAGTCGCAAAGATGCGCGTGCCGCTTCTGCCGGCTCCATTTTGGTTTCCCGGCTGATGCAGCGCGGTGCCGCTGGTGTGGTCACCGATGGCGGCTTTCGTGATTCACCGGAAATTGCCAAGTTATCTATCCCCGCCTATCACCATCGTCCTTCTGCGCCCACTAATCTGACCCTGCATCAGGCGCTGGACATCAACGTGCCTATCGGCTGCGGCGATGTTGCCGTTTTCCCGGGCGATGTCGTCGTCGGCGATGCCGAGGGCGTGGTCGTGATCCCCGCGCATCTGGCGCAGGAAATTGCAGCCGAGGCCATAGAAATGACCGCGTACGAAGATTTCGTCACCGAGGAGGTACTCAAGGGTCGATCCATTATCGGGCTGTACCCTGCGACCGATGAACAGGCAAAAACCGATTTTTCAGCCTGGCGGCAGCGCAACGGCCGATAG
- the phhA gene encoding phenylalanine 4-monooxygenase, giving the protein METLNLNSVEKHGCADPQAVAPSADWTIDQNWEAYTQEEHGVWKTLYERQSKLLPGRVCDQYLDCMKQMPITADEIPDFRRVNDLLMQHTGWQIVAVPGLVPDDVFFTHIANRRFPAGQFIRSKDKLDYLQEPDVFHDVFGHAPMLMNPAIADFMQAYGQGGLKALERGILPFISRLYWYTIEFGLVQQKDGIRIYGAGISSSFTESQYCLQDDSPNRIGFDLERVMRTDYRIDDLQKSYFVINELDDLFELAQIDFDPIYARIIDQSTYTPDQILPGDRVLHAGTQRYHRQKAARADG; this is encoded by the coding sequence ATGGAAACGCTAAATTTGAACTCCGTCGAGAAACATGGCTGCGCCGATCCGCAGGCGGTGGCGCCATCGGCCGACTGGACCATTGATCAGAACTGGGAAGCCTATACGCAAGAGGAACATGGCGTCTGGAAAACGCTTTATGAGCGGCAAAGCAAATTGCTGCCCGGGCGTGTGTGCGACCAGTATCTGGACTGCATGAAGCAAATGCCCATTACCGCAGATGAAATTCCCGATTTTCGTCGAGTGAACGATCTGCTGATGCAGCATACCGGCTGGCAGATCGTGGCTGTGCCCGGCCTGGTGCCCGATGACGTGTTTTTCACCCATATTGCCAATCGTCGCTTTCCGGCAGGCCAGTTCATTCGCTCAAAAGACAAGCTGGATTACTTGCAGGAGCCCGATGTCTTTCATGACGTTTTCGGGCACGCGCCCATGTTGATGAACCCGGCCATTGCCGATTTCATGCAGGCCTACGGCCAGGGTGGGTTAAAAGCGCTCGAGCGCGGCATTCTGCCTTTCATTTCCAGGTTGTACTGGTACACCATCGAGTTCGGCCTGGTCCAGCAAAAGGACGGCATACGCATCTATGGCGCAGGTATCAGTTCTTCATTTACCGAAAGCCAGTACTGTCTGCAAGATGACTCGCCCAACCGCATCGGCTTTGATCTGGAACGGGTCATGCGGACGGACTATCGTATTGATGATCTGCAGAAAAGCTATTTTGTGATCAACGAGCTGGATGATCTTTTCGAACTGGCGCAGATTGATTTCGATCCGATCTATGCACGCATCATCGATCAATCCACTTATACACCGGATCAGATTCTGCCGGGTGATCGGGTGCTTCATGCCGGAACGCAGCGTTATCACCGGCAGAAGGCCGCGCGCGCCGACGGCTAA
- a CDS encoding IclR family transcriptional regulator produces the protein MANRLLTTQAASDSDKTNGASGISIQVLERTMKVLDVLADQPHPVSLKDIAALTALHASTAHRILNDLAVGRYVERVNNGMYQLGIRLLELGALVKDRLNVRDVAHDHLQTLHHLTGQTVNLSIQQGDDIVYIDRAWSERSGMQVVRAIGGRAPLHLTSVGKLFLASSDARYVRAYATRTGLSGNTRNSLTDLDRLERDLSFVRRHGYARDNEELELGVRCISAGIYDDSGKLVAGLSISAPAERLQEEWVEMLVSTAAKISAALGYE, from the coding sequence ATGGCTAACCGGCTTTTAACTACGCAGGCTGCGTCCGATTCCGACAAGACGAATGGCGCTTCCGGCATCAGTATCCAGGTCCTGGAACGCACAATGAAGGTGCTGGACGTCCTGGCTGACCAGCCGCATCCGGTCTCCCTCAAGGATATAGCGGCGCTCACGGCACTGCACGCCTCCACCGCCCATCGTATTCTGAATGATCTGGCCGTCGGCCGCTATGTTGAGCGTGTCAATAACGGCATGTACCAATTGGGTATTCGGCTTCTGGAGTTGGGAGCGCTGGTCAAGGACCGGCTGAATGTACGCGATGTGGCGCACGACCATTTGCAGACCTTGCACCATCTGACCGGACAAACCGTGAATCTGTCCATTCAGCAGGGCGATGACATTGTCTACATTGATCGTGCCTGGAGCGAACGCTCGGGAATGCAGGTTGTGCGGGCCATTGGCGGGCGGGCACCGTTGCATCTGACCTCTGTCGGTAAACTCTTTCTGGCCTCGTCTGACGCCCGTTACGTGCGCGCCTACGCGACACGCACCGGTTTATCGGGCAACACCCGCAACAGCCTGACGGACCTGGATCGGCTTGAACGCGACTTGAGCTTTGTGCGTCGCCACGGCTATGCCCGTGATAACGAAGAACTCGAGTTGGGTGTGCGTTGCATTTCTGCCGGAATCTACGACGATTCGGGCAAGTTGGTGGCCGGCCTGTCCATTTCCGCACCAGCAGAGCGCCTGCAGGAAGAATGGGTGGAAATGTTGGTAAGCACTGCAGCAAAAATATCGGCCGCACTGGGTTACGAATAA
- a CDS encoding DUF2946 family protein, protein MDEQVLGAMQKWPNVPAVYGWLSLNAHGDWLLHTQGGAREGQSGEKIANAQIRHFMNRNYAANEAGEWFFQNGPQRVYVDLACAPYIVRLADDMQTLLTHNELPVTRVSQWLLDAEGRLYMQTEHGAAMLAGRDMGLLSTRLQVMPGTAGTPAAATPLDQNHLQALHEGSILLVSLDGASDWTAPMQWLENALIPARLGFVREPAAS, encoded by the coding sequence ATGGATGAACAAGTTCTGGGAGCGATGCAAAAGTGGCCCAATGTGCCGGCAGTATATGGCTGGCTCTCGCTTAATGCCCACGGCGACTGGCTGCTGCATACCCAAGGTGGCGCACGCGAAGGCCAAAGCGGCGAGAAAATCGCCAATGCACAGATCCGCCACTTCATGAACCGCAACTACGCGGCCAATGAGGCCGGCGAATGGTTCTTCCAGAACGGCCCGCAACGGGTGTATGTCGATCTTGCCTGCGCACCCTATATTGTCCGCCTGGCTGACGATATGCAAACGCTCCTTACCCATAACGAATTGCCCGTCACGCGGGTCAGCCAATGGTTGCTGGACGCAGAAGGCCGACTGTATATGCAGACCGAACACGGCGCAGCAATGCTGGCAGGACGTGACATGGGCCTGCTGAGCACTCGTCTGCAGGTCATGCCCGGGACGGCGGGCACGCCAGCGGCAGCAACACCGCTGGACCAGAACCATTTGCAAGCACTGCACGAGGGCAGCATCTTGCTAGTGTCGCTGGATGGCGCAAGCGATTGGACTGCGCCCATGCAATGGCTGGAAAACGCGCTCATTCCGGCGCGACTGGGCTTTGTTCGAGAGCCGGCAGCCAGCTGA
- a CDS encoding arginyltransferase has product MSDIHDPSFNVLQFYLTAPYACSYLDGKMARSQVVVPGHLIRPPVYAQLLRNGFRRSGLFTYRPRCDQCRACISVRINCAQFAPSRTQRRILKRHNNLRASIRPLEWDESHFELYKKYQASRHAGGGMDDDSAEQYEEFLLTSRIDSQLVQFHDEDQVLRMISIIDVTDDGLSSVYTFYDPDYAGSLGTYGILWQIGHCNDRGLPWLYLGYWIAQSRKMAYKINFRPIELYINHRWIDSANIDLSELSTF; this is encoded by the coding sequence ATGAGCGATATCCACGATCCGTCCTTCAACGTCCTGCAGTTTTATCTGACCGCGCCCTATGCCTGTAGCTATCTGGACGGGAAAATGGCGCGTTCGCAGGTTGTTGTGCCCGGACACCTGATTCGGCCGCCGGTTTACGCCCAATTGCTGCGCAACGGCTTTCGACGCAGTGGCCTGTTTACCTACCGGCCCCGTTGCGATCAATGCCGCGCCTGTATTTCGGTCAGAATCAATTGCGCGCAGTTTGCGCCCAGCCGCACCCAGCGCCGCATCCTGAAACGCCACAACAATTTGCGAGCCAGCATCCGCCCCCTGGAATGGGACGAAAGCCACTTTGAACTCTATAAAAAATACCAGGCGTCGCGTCACGCCGGCGGCGGCATGGACGATGACAGCGCCGAACAATATGAAGAGTTTCTGCTGACCAGTCGCATCGACTCGCAACTGGTGCAGTTCCATGATGAAGACCAGGTGCTCAGAATGATATCCATCATAGATGTAACTGATGACGGGTTATCCTCCGTATACACCTTCTATGATCCGGATTATGCTGGCAGCCTGGGTACTTATGGTATTTTGTGGCAGATCGGTCATTGCAACGACCGGGGCCTGCCGTGGTTGTATCTGGGCTATTGGATCGCTCAAAGCCGTAAAATGGCATACAAAATCAATTTCCGGCCTATCGAGCTTTATATTAACCACCGATGGATCGACAGCGCAAACATTGACCTGTCTGAACTATCTACTTTCTGA
- a CDS encoding sigma-70 family RNA polymerase sigma factor: MAQHSDTEHLDLLLAVARKDRQAFEILYLRVSPRLYAVALRMLKRPELAEELLQDVFITVWNQAGNYNSQYSAPLTWMTNIVRNRAIDRLRVMEPAGTESGNEDLALLQDTDLGPAARYEQVRSSKKLDDCMKQLSAEQRQSIFLAYYHSLSHAAIAKQIAQPLGTTKSWIRRGLAQLKGCLQL; the protein is encoded by the coding sequence ATGGCGCAACACAGCGATACCGAGCATCTCGATCTTCTTCTGGCAGTCGCCCGCAAGGACCGGCAGGCATTTGAAATCCTGTACTTGCGGGTGTCACCGCGCCTGTACGCGGTCGCCCTGCGCATGCTAAAGCGACCCGAGCTGGCCGAGGAGCTATTACAGGATGTGTTTATCACCGTCTGGAATCAGGCCGGCAATTACAATAGCCAATACAGCGCACCACTAACATGGATGACCAACATTGTCCGCAATCGCGCTATTGATCGCCTCAGAGTAATGGAACCGGCCGGTACTGAGTCTGGCAATGAAGATCTCGCACTGTTGCAGGATACCGACCTGGGCCCGGCTGCCCGCTACGAACAAGTCAGATCATCAAAAAAACTGGATGACTGCATGAAGCAACTATCGGCCGAGCAGCGCCAGAGCATTTTCCTTGCCTACTACCATAGCCTGTCCCATGCTGCGATTGCAAAACAAATAGCACAACCTTTAGGAACCACAAAAAGCTGGATCAGACGCGGTCTTGCCCAGTTAAAAGGGTGTTTGCAATTATGA
- a CDS encoding anti-sigma factor, with product MNEFKPRDLLAAEYVLGTLRGGARRRFEHRLQQEPMLAREVAGWQQAFAQLDLHDAPIQPPERVWQAISNSISPQADDHTQAETGAANHDQFAASFKRSDPVRVPAYRRAGLWQLTSAALAACLVIALLWPVSTVHKDVSSSVQPIAILSPTSPDSAAHLIAGYDARQRTLVFTPLNVVAPDSQHSLQLWRIGADKKPVSLGLLNRSGATQFSAEQLPALDGITLAVSLEPAAGSPTGQPTGRVLYAGVVTIALNNPEK from the coding sequence ATGAACGAATTCAAACCCAGGGATCTTCTGGCTGCAGAATACGTGCTGGGTACCCTGCGCGGCGGCGCTCGTCGGCGGTTTGAACACCGCCTGCAACAAGAGCCGATGCTGGCGCGGGAAGTGGCGGGCTGGCAGCAAGCCTTTGCACAATTAGATTTGCACGATGCACCGATCCAGCCACCCGAGCGTGTCTGGCAAGCGATCAGCAATAGTATCTCGCCCCAGGCCGATGATCACACCCAGGCTGAAACCGGCGCAGCCAATCATGATCAGTTTGCGGCGAGTTTCAAGAGATCGGACCCGGTCCGCGTCCCCGCGTACCGAAGAGCAGGTCTATGGCAACTGACATCAGCAGCCCTGGCCGCGTGTCTGGTTATTGCTCTGCTTTGGCCCGTTTCGACGGTTCATAAAGATGTGTCTTCATCGGTTCAGCCAATCGCAATCCTGTCTCCCACCTCACCCGATTCGGCAGCTCATCTGATTGCCGGCTACGATGCACGCCAGCGAACACTGGTGTTCACCCCACTGAACGTAGTGGCGCCAGATTCGCAACACAGTCTGCAGTTGTGGCGCATAGGTGCCGACAAAAAACCTGTTTCGCTGGGTCTGTTAAATCGCTCAGGCGCGACGCAGTTCAGCGCAGAGCAACTGCCGGCGCTCGACGGGATCACGCTAGCTGTTAGTCTTGAACCGGCGGCAGGCTCACCAACCGGTCAACCTACCGGACGCGTGCTGTATGCGGGTGTCGTTACCATCGCCTTAAATAATCCAGAGAAATAA
- a CDS encoding DUF937 domain-containing protein: MSVDFSQFFNGPIRDSLIAQVSDYLDISRPQATTAYDKAVALVIGAMAQQAGKPEGAQALAAHIRDSQTQTSLTSSALSPTVLTNDQFAQIVTLGESEQAIILGQQQEAVTAHLEVATGLDTKAVGSLLSIVVPFVLSFLKNNITTESEPAQSLPVLFATQAPHVAAQLDAPALAALGQDSLEGLFGRDALAAADANTAATSQNGKNGSAQGVTTHEKPANGWFKWVLTLAVVLAGAAWIKSCTQSDTTTTENAKPADQQQSATDAPASDAATAPAATPGNNDKAEPGDATAPSANFPEPASPQSAGVADAPAAESAQTDSAQADSAKPESAQTKGADTPATAVAPAATAPAETTESKQNTETVPPAGEKPDSEQSASASGQPDAPAADSTQPETSATAAPEPAADTSNSDSTNDANDGQTAGPTYGQASDTMEPEAQSDATAAAASTDTVSTDAANAVADKATEQKAPSPAEQASTDNTKPAATDTDSKQADQMPAPAAEGATATSTAPDVSSATAEQTGSSSAATANTAADSATTDTPAADTAAPGKTTTFAEPAPLADKPPATSTPEQAGAAGKTTTFAASDSSASQPEPAQPQETKADQAADTQSGTAPASDGVAPSSTTTASSGKTTTFGATGQDDSASAGATQTDSNATAADSAGQPPVAADSATGSGQSGVAAQVELERDGDALRIRGTVRDESARNRILNAAKFVDGHSKIEDELQVDSQTLASKFDDYSGLLSLLRGYHDVNVSLKQEVLTLTGQVSSSEEKEALTTKVQNLVGADIQVENQVEVAAPARVAAPDAAAASAAPPQVQFASGSAQVDSRFHDGLDQYAQQLIESGKSVRLVGFADESGSEPGNEALSKRRAESVKAYLILRGVQARQIQTEGQGTQRRWPTTPLKRGVRKTAAWRSKNSSNHRVSQGLFQMCL; this comes from the coding sequence ATGAGTGTCGATTTCAGTCAGTTCTTTAATGGCCCGATTCGTGACAGCCTGATTGCACAGGTTTCCGATTATCTGGATATTTCCCGCCCGCAGGCGACCACTGCCTACGACAAGGCGGTTGCGCTGGTGATCGGTGCGATGGCACAGCAGGCAGGCAAGCCCGAAGGCGCGCAAGCCCTGGCGGCTCATATTCGAGACAGCCAGACCCAGACAAGCCTGACCTCCAGTGCCTTGTCGCCAACCGTCCTAACCAACGATCAGTTCGCACAGATCGTGACGCTGGGCGAAAGCGAACAGGCAATCATACTCGGACAGCAGCAGGAAGCGGTCACTGCTCATCTGGAAGTAGCAACCGGCCTGGATACCAAAGCGGTTGGATCGCTGTTGTCTATTGTTGTGCCGTTTGTGCTTTCCTTTTTGAAAAACAATATCACAACTGAAAGTGAGCCGGCGCAAAGCCTGCCAGTGTTGTTCGCCACCCAGGCGCCGCACGTGGCTGCCCAACTGGATGCGCCGGCGCTTGCTGCGCTTGGCCAGGACAGCCTGGAAGGCCTGTTCGGACGCGATGCGCTAGCCGCGGCAGACGCCAATACTGCTGCTACGTCACAAAACGGCAAGAACGGGTCGGCGCAGGGTGTAACAACACACGAAAAACCCGCAAATGGCTGGTTCAAATGGGTGCTGACGCTGGCTGTGGTGCTGGCCGGTGCCGCCTGGATTAAGAGCTGCACCCAATCGGATACGACAACGACTGAAAATGCCAAACCGGCAGACCAGCAGCAGTCAGCAACCGATGCGCCGGCATCCGATGCAGCAACGGCTCCCGCTGCAACCCCCGGCAATAATGACAAGGCGGAGCCGGGGGACGCTACAGCGCCTTCTGCCAATTTCCCTGAACCGGCTTCGCCACAATCTGCCGGCGTAGCAGATGCACCCGCTGCCGAAAGCGCGCAAACAGACAGTGCGCAGGCAGACAGCGCAAAACCGGAAAGCGCGCAGACCAAGGGCGCTGACACACCAGCAACCGCGGTTGCGCCTGCAGCCACGGCTCCTGCAGAAACCACAGAGAGCAAACAGAACACAGAGACAGTCCCGCCAGCAGGCGAGAAGCCTGACAGTGAGCAGTCCGCATCTGCGAGCGGACAGCCGGACGCACCGGCGGCAGATAGCACTCAGCCGGAAACCTCAGCAACGGCTGCACCCGAACCTGCCGCCGATACATCGAATAGTGATTCGACGAATGACGCGAATGACGGCCAAACTGCTGGCCCGACTTACGGCCAGGCCAGTGACACCATGGAGCCCGAAGCGCAGTCTGATGCAACAGCCGCTGCGGCGAGTACAGATACCGTAAGTACAGATGCCGCCAATGCCGTGGCTGACAAGGCGACCGAGCAAAAAGCCCCATCGCCTGCGGAACAGGCCAGTACAGACAATACAAAACCAGCAGCGACAGACACAGACAGTAAGCAGGCTGATCAGATGCCAGCGCCCGCAGCAGAAGGGGCCACAGCGACCAGCACTGCGCCGGACGTATCCAGCGCAACTGCTGAACAAACCGGGTCAAGCAGTGCCGCAACCGCCAATACGGCAGCAGACAGCGCGACAACCGACACCCCTGCAGCAGACACTGCAGCACCGGGCAAGACCACAACTTTTGCTGAACCTGCGCCACTTGCAGACAAACCGCCTGCTACATCAACACCTGAACAGGCGGGTGCCGCCGGCAAAACCACGACCTTTGCCGCATCCGATTCATCTGCCAGCCAGCCCGAACCGGCGCAGCCACAAGAAACAAAGGCTGATCAAGCGGCCGATACTCAGTCCGGCACCGCGCCAGCCAGCGATGGGGTTGCACCTTCTTCAACGACCACCGCATCTTCTGGTAAAACCACGACATTTGGGGCAACGGGGCAGGATGACTCTGCAAGCGCTGGTGCAACGCAGACCGATAGCAACGCAACCGCAGCCGACAGTGCTGGTCAACCTCCCGTTGCTGCAGATTCAGCGACCGGCAGTGGCCAGAGCGGTGTCGCGGCGCAGGTTGAGCTTGAACGTGACGGCGATGCGCTCCGGATCCGCGGAACCGTGCGTGATGAGTCGGCACGCAATCGCATCCTGAATGCGGCCAAATTTGTCGATGGCCATAGCAAGATAGAAGATGAACTGCAAGTGGATAGCCAGACGCTGGCGTCGAAGTTCGATGACTATTCGGGCCTGCTTAGTCTGCTTCGCGGCTATCACGATGTGAATGTCAGTCTTAAGCAGGAGGTCCTGACCTTGACCGGACAAGTATCGTCCAGTGAGGAAAAAGAGGCGTTGACTACCAAGGTTCAGAATCTGGTCGGTGCCGATATTCAGGTGGAGAATCAGGTCGAGGTTGCCGCGCCAGCCCGCGTCGCGGCACCTGATGCAGCCGCTGCATCGGCAGCGCCGCCCCAGGTGCAATTTGCATCTGGCAGCGCACAGGTCGACAGCCGTTTCCATGATGGTCTTGACCAGTATGCGCAGCAATTGATAGAGAGTGGAAAATCAGTGCGACTGGTTGGGTTCGCCGATGAATCCGGTAGCGAGCCGGGTAATGAAGCGTTGTCGAAACGTCGGGCTGAATCGGTCAAAGCCTATTTGATCCTGCGTGGCGTGCAGGCACGGCAGATCCAGACTGAAGGACAGGGCACACAGCGCCGGTGGCCGACAACACCACTGAAGCGGGGCGTGCGAAAAACCGCCGCGTGGAGATCCAAGAACAGCAGTAATCACCGCGTGAGCCAAGGTTTATTTCAGATGTGTTTGTGA